The following DNA comes from Acidobacteriota bacterium.
GGCATATAAGACATGCGCAATATCCGAGCCATCGAATCGCTCGCGGAACGCAACAAAGAGCTTGGAAGCGACTAACTCCTCAGGTGCAAGCACCTTTACCGGAATTCCGAATGCTTCCGATCGGCTCGCACGATCAATCCACGACTGGTCCACTCGAATTACCCCGTTGCTCATCCCGGAGATGAGATCGACGAAATACCCTGCCTGCCGCGCTTTGCACAACCATACCGGATCGCAAATCTCCGTTTCTAACCCGAGCTCGTTAAGTGCTTGCATGATTAGCGAGACCTGGTCCGCCGCTAGAAACACATCGAGGTCCTTGGTATCGCGCCAGATGCCAGTATGTTCATGTAGCGCAAATGCTCCTGAGATCGCGTAGGGGAGGCGGTTCGCGTTCAGAAGCTTGAGCACCTCGCGAAATAGATGCTCCTGTTCTGGCGCGAATTGCGGGGGTCGCGAAGAGCTCACCGGCAATGGCTTTTGAGTGTCTGGCACGGCTTAGGCTTAGATGGCAATTCATAAGCCCTATGTTGCGGTCTTGTATGGGAAAATCGTGAGGCAGCAGCTTAGGATTTCTGGACTTTCGTCCGTGGAAACCAAACAGCACGGCTGGAATTGAAACTACCGCTCCACTTCGTATTAGCTTGTGTATTAACTTTTATGGGAAATCACGAGGTGGCGCTGTTCCCGGCATGGAATGGTACATTGCTCCACCTGCATCGAACCATGCACAGCACATAGAAAGGAATCGGATCGTGGCGAAGAAGGAAACGGTCATTCAGATCGAGGGAAAGACCCTGAAGCTATCGAATCTCGAAAAAGTTCTCTACCCGGCGGTCGGATTCACGAAAGGACAGGTAATCGACTATTTTGTACGCATCGCTCCGGTACTGCTCCCACATCTCAAGGACCGCCCTCTCACCCTGAAGCGGTATCCCGAAGGCGTGAATGGCATGTTTTTTTACGAAAAGAACTGTCCCAAGCATCGGCCGGACTGGGTGCAGACCGCGTCCATTTACAGCCATGGACGCAACGACTATATGCAGTACTGCCTGGCGCAGGATCTCCCCACATTGGTCTGGGCGGCAAACCTCGCAGATCTCGAGCTGCACACCTCACTTTCGTACGGTAACAAGATCGAGCAGCCCACGATGATGGTTTTCGACCTTGATCCTGGTCCTCCAGCCGACATTGTCCTCTGTTGCCAAGTGGCTTTCTGGCTGAAGGCTATTTTTGATCGTTTCGGTCTGCACTCCTTCCCCAAGACATCAGGTTCAAAAGGGCTACAAATGTACGTTCCTCTAAATACCCCAATCACCTATAACGAGACGAAAGGTTTCTCCCATGCGCTTGCTCGCCTGCTGGAGCAGGAACACCCAGATTTGATTGTTTCCGATATGAAGAAAGCGTTGCGGACGGGCAAAGTGTTTGTCGACTGGAGTCAAAATGACGAACACAAGACCACCATCAACGTCTACTCACTCCGTGCCAAGGAGCGGCCCACGGTATCGACTCCGGTAACCTGGGAAGAAGTTGAGAAATGCCTGAGGAAAAAAAACGCCAATCTGCTTGTCTTCGATTCCAAGCAAGTGTTGGCTCGAGTTGAGAAGATGGGTGACATCTTCTCAACTGTACTCACGCTCAAACAGCACCTGCCCAAGGTAGGAGAGTTGGCAGCTGGGGCAGATGCGAAGCCGCAATCGGCTCGCGGCGTTCGGACCAGCCGGCAGTCGACGACCAAATCGGGACAAAGTAAGAAACAAGCAGGGAAAGAGGCGCGGTCGTCGGCTCGCTCGAAAAAAGCGAAGCTTGTTGGGTAGCCGAGTGAGAGTAGAGACTCAGCTGGGCTGCGCCTCTATCGTAATCAGATCAGAATCGTATCTTCGCAGCGAACTGGAAGATTCTCGGGTCTGGGAGATCTCTGCTAACGAACACCTGAGCGCCGCCCTCGATCGCATCACATGCGCGTTGTTCGCATGCGTCCTGCTGAAGTATCACGACGTAATGGACGGATACGGTGCAGCCGTCAAGCAACACCAGCAGATTCTGGATGCACTGGCCACGAAGAATCCCGCTGAAGCCAGCCGCACATTTCAAGAAGTTACCGTCGGCTACTGGCGCAACTACTGCCACCTGCGAGTCGAAGCGGCGAATTCTGGCCAAGCGAACGGCGCAGGTTCGCGTGCTTCCAAAAGACGAGCTGTCCGCGTCCGATAATTTGTGGCTGGATTGCTAGCGCCTTCTAATTCATGCTCCGAATCGCTCGACAGCACGAGCCTTGGCCTTGGCAGCCTCTTCCTCGCGATTCTTCGGCGGAGCTGTCGTCTCAAGTGAGCGCAAGAAACGCGCAGAGACAGCCGCGACTTCATCGACAGCTTTGTGAAATGCAGCCTCGTTGCCCCTTGAGGGCTTGTTGAATCCGCTGATCTTCCGCACAAACTGCAACGAAGCTGCTCGCACTTCATCGTTAGTGACTGGCGGATCAAAATTGAAAAGAGTCTTAATATTTCTGCACATGGAAAGCGACCTGAAGAATCCTAAGAACAGTCCTGAAAGGAAATTATTCTCGAACAAGATTATCTAACACTTACCAATCGGGGTCGATCCTGCGCCTTCCCGGCGCCTTGGTTTTCTGGTCACCTTCGCACGTCGAATCTCGTTCCGTCTCAGCGAGCTGAGTCTCTCATTTCGCAATCGGCGCCAAGTTCGCCTTGGTAGAGAGTCCAAGTGACGGTTTCGCTCCACCATGAGAAGTGAACAAGCGAGCCCCGAAGGCGCATCTCTCCCGGCCGGTCTACGGTCAATCGGCCTTCATATTCTTTGCCGTTTTCGGCGTCGTAGAGCCTCCCAGCCCAGTTGGACCGTTGGTCATTCCACTGCAGATTCCTAAAGACCATACTGCCGCAAACTGGCCGATTGCGCGCTTCGGGATCGGAACTGTATCCATCCCGCCACGGCACCCCATTCCCGTCCCGATTGCGCCGGAGACCGACCACCCGACCGCATAGTGTGCCGCCACACTCATAAATCTCCACTACGCCCTGTTTGCTCGACGTGAGCCATCTCCCAACAAAGGCACCAATGTGCACGCTCCCGTCCTGCCCGAACAGATCAGTCGATGCAAACAACAGCAGCCCTGAAACTACAATCGATGGATTCAAAAATCTGCGAATCGATAAAAACATAGTTGAATTCAGCGGAAGTTCAGATCAAGGGCAACGCGCCGGAAGGGAGCGACCGCGCGGCGCCCGTCATACTCAAAGCATTGATTTTCCATAGCCGCAGCCAGGGCTCAAATGGCAATTTGTCGTACTGGAACTCTTAAGTAACTTGAATAATTTGACAACCCGCGGGAACGAAATTGGCAAGGCACGGTTCAGACGTCGCTCTGTAGACATGTCCGGTGGCTTCCCGCGCTATTTTTCCACGCGTACGAACTGATTCGTAGTCGCGTCTACCACGACGTCGAGGTCAGGAGAGCTGGTACTTCGGCCGTAGAGAACATGCCACACCAGCATGGATTTTCGTGCCTCCCATCCCAAGGTGTAGTTCACAGGAAGGTCCGCTTCTTTCTTGAGTAGGGCGGCTCCTCCGTGCTTTCGCGCGGTTTCGAAGGCCTGATCGCTGTCGAATTTCAGGTACACGAGTTGGAATGGCTGCGTAGAGGTATTGGTCGCGCTCCAAGCATCTTCGGTTCCGGGAGTAATGCCAGGATTGGGCGCGTCTGGACCAGTCAGGCCCGACCACATGTAGGTCTTCATCGAACGACGTGAGGCTGAGGCGAAGAGTCCGCGCCAGATTGCTGATTTACCGTCATGTCCAAGCGGCGCATCTGGATTGCCGCCGGCATGCTTGTAGTTCTGTGACTGCAGGCTGACCGGCTGCGTGTCGCCGGCCCAACCGCGTGAAGTGGTGTAGAGCCGCTGAAAGACAACGCGACCGCTCTCCGACTCGCTCGGCTTTGGCGGAGCGGGTTTTGATGGGGCAGAGGCCGCTTCTCCCCCAGTCGGAGATGAAGAGCAAGCGATCATCGCGAACGCCACGCACAGCGCTAGAAACACCTTCCAAATCGTCGTCATCGGAGGTAATAATACAGTCAGTTGTAGTCACATACGTGATTGCTGTGCTTGGGAATCAAGCTGACAACGTCGAAAGGAGCGTCGCGATGTGGCGCAGATTTCCACGCAAAGAAAGTTCAACCCTTTTCGTTCCAGTGGCATCGATAGCAAAGATTCCGCTACTGATTGCAACCGACAGGGTTTATAGAAACGAAAGTCTTAA
Coding sequences within:
- a CDS encoding ATP-dependent DNA ligase, which gives rise to MEWYIAPPASNHAQHIERNRIVAKKETVIQIEGKTLKLSNLEKVLYPAVGFTKGQVIDYFVRIAPVLLPHLKDRPLTLKRYPEGVNGMFFYEKNCPKHRPDWVQTASIYSHGRNDYMQYCLAQDLPTLVWAANLADLELHTSLSYGNKIEQPTMMVFDLDPGPPADIVLCCQVAFWLKAIFDRFGLHSFPKTSGSKGLQMYVPLNTPITYNETKGFSHALARLLEQEHPDLIVSDMKKALRTGKVFVDWSQNDEHKTTINVYSLRAKERPTVSTPVTWEEVEKCLRKKNANLLVFDSKQVLARVEKMGDIFSTVLTLKQHLPKVGELAAGADAKPQSARGVRTSRQSTTKSGQSKKQAGKEARSSARSKKAKLVG
- a CDS encoding DUF2277 domain-containing protein, with the protein product MCRNIKTLFNFDPPVTNDEVRAASLQFVRKISGFNKPSRGNEAAFHKAVDEVAAVSARFLRSLETTAPPKNREEEAAKAKARAVERFGA